Part of the Henckelia pumila isolate YLH828 chromosome 2, ASM3356847v2, whole genome shotgun sequence genome is shown below.
aagataaaaataaaactaaacaaaaagaaactaaaaagcAAGGTAAGAACACTGGGTTTCCTCCCAGTCagtgctaaatttatagtctatagcccgactatacttcCCTCTTTAGTTTCATGGCGGATCATCCACTATCCTGGTTGTATGCCTGGCTTTATCACGGCTCCCTCCAACTCATTTAGCATGCGAGTTGTGATCTCGTGGCTGCAACACGACATCATTGTTGTCATTTTCCTGCAAAATTCTTCCACACAAATATTAACAACATAAATCGCAAAGCAAGATTTTCCAATTGGATTATCTCTAACCGACTGCAGCATATTAAAAACCACTTGCTCATCATTCATTCGCTACACTAACTCCCCTTTTTCCACATCAATTAAGGCCCTACTAGTAGCAAGAAACGAATGACCTAAAATCATAGGAACATCATAATCCTCATCCATATCAAGAACGACAAAATCAACAGGGAAAATTAGCTTATCCACTTTAACTAATACATTCTCTACTACCCCTCTAGGATATTTGACAGAGCGATCTGCAAGCTTAAGAGAGATGGTAGTGGGTTCAATCGCCCCCATACTTAATTTTGTAGCAAGTGAATAAGTCATCAAATTTATGCTCGACCCTAAGTCATACAAAACATTATCAATTGAAAATTTTCCAATATGACAAGGTATggagaaactccctggatcgtGAGATTTTGGTGGGAGCTTATTCTGAAGTACAGCCGAGCACTCCTCATTCATTGTGAATTGTGTTATATCattcaatttcttcttgtttttcagCAAGTCCTTAAGAAATCTGGCATAATTTggcatctgagctaatgcatctgcaaaaggtatgttaatatgcagtttcttgaaaatttcaagaaactttttaaattgatgaTCAAATAGTAACTTCTTAGCTCTTTGAGGAAAAGGTAAATTAGAAATATCAACAGCATCATTAacctcaaattttgaagtcttacctttcttacagGTCATGGAGGAATTTTCTGCATGCGCATCCTTTTTGGAATCTGAATTTTTCGGCCCCTCCATAGTTTTTTATTCGTCAGTCTGCTTAGGTTTTTTAGATTGTGCTTGAGTCACgaccatgatagcattcacgcctctgggatttggttcagtgttaCTCGACAAAGTTTCAGTAGGACGAGTAGACAGTTGGGTTGCTATCTGGGCCATCTgaattttttacataaatttatCTGGcacaatcacgtggccttgatcgaaaagaaaaaaatactcaaagtttaacatgattcataaaaaaaaaaatttctatccaaaacatcaaccaaaaatcaaaatataaaaagaaaagaagaaaagtagaATGAAAAATGATGTTGGCCGCGTCTTCATTCTTCAATCTACGTCCATAACCCTTAATCTGATGCTGAAAGatctatttatatgcccaaatATTCAAAAGATTGAATCCTACTCGGCCAaggaattttccaaaaataaaactctaCCCGTCATTCTCGCTCGAGCCGACAcaaggtgcgctcgagcgagcacacttCTGCTCTAAAGAATTATTTTTCCCATCTTTCTCGCTCTAGCAAGCATaacttgcgctcgagcgagtgatTTTCTGCCTCGTTAGCTCAGCTATGCAGCTTTCTTGCTCGATAGCACATTATTTTAGCATGATAACGCTTGTTTGAGGCGCGATAGCTCATTATTGAAGCGCGATAGCACTTGTTCTTGGGCTGTAGGATAGAGCGATAACGCTTTTTCTTGAGCTTTAGGATAGAGCGATAACACTACATTTAGAGATGTTCAATCTCTTTAGTGcttcaatcttttttttttcttttctctttttttgccttcaaaactcttttaatttccaTTTTTCCTACAAAGAAATCCcgaagagtgaaatacacatgaatgcaataaaacacataaaaacacacaaaaacaatatgaatgcacacaaaataaacataaaaatatcacgaaataatgcatacaaaatgcacttatcaccaaTAATAAACCAAATATCGTGCTAATTTGCACGCAAATTCCAACTCCATTAACCACCAATATTAaccttttgctcgccctcgagcaaaataGATTACAAAATAAAGACAAGGAAAATCAAAGACATTCACAATATTTTTTGAGGAGACTTAGAGAATCAATAACACTTCCCCCCGTCAATTCAATGCAGTCATAGCACCCCTTAAATTTTGCACACTATACCTTTAAATTGACATTGAAcctgtgtagtgacccgtatcctaAATAATTGATTAAGTAGTAATTAaccatgtgatcatgtttagattaagaaaAATATGATTAAGAGATTTCCAGACGAGTCTAAggagttcagaaatggattcaaaatGCTCGAGAATGGCCCAAAGGGTCCTAGTCCATCGAGTAAAGATCGGAAGCACCGTTTGGAGTTCGGGAGCTCCAGTGAGATCAGAAGCTCCTAAGTGTGATGTCACCTAGTGCCAGCTGTCCAAAATATTACGTAAGGCAGGACGTtatgtagatcggaagctccaatcagaCTGTCAGAAACCAGCCAGCATTTGAAACGTGGTTGGCTGGGAGGGATCAGAAGCATGGGTTTGGAGGCTGTGatcagatcggaagcttcgatcgtgCGATTGGAGTTCCAATCTTTGTCTATATAAGGGGATGTCGAGATCATTTTCAAATTGCACCTTTTCCCCTTTCCTCCCTTCATCTTGTAGTCTCTTACTTATTAGGGGCTTTCTAGGCAGCCTAGTGGCGAACCGATAGTATCTAGGCGCTACGGGGCTAGTAGCGGAATTGTGCCTAAGTATTGGAGGcaatcgccatcagcgggctgacggaTGCAGggatagcttttgcttcctaaaaatatttagaagtatacaatagcttagttaaggcttttagagcataaatatttatgtatagatatttgcattgtagagttgatgataggcgtGGAACTTAGAATGAGACTTTTATGACTGCCTCTTTAATaatgtacgtaagtactgactgaaattgccagcgggtatgcatgcttatatattgcatttatgtgtcatgtctgcatgtttatgttatgcTACACGTGCATACATCTTGTGTTAGCCGGTTTTATTGGCTTATCCAGTACAGGGGATTGCTCAGCCCCATTGCATGTATGGACGATTGGATACATGGATGTGGATTAGGTTCCCATTTCCACGATTATATTGTATGGGAGGcatgaccggctaaatcggtgtgatataaatctactggcaagcgtaccaggtcaagtaatagtaaagtggacagagagtccaagtatcgatcccacagggactgttgtcaattctcaagatttaattattttacttaatctagacaaaataatagaaggattttaaattaaataaaataagaatataaaataaaaactgattaaaaaataagaataaaaataactgaagataaaaataattaagacaaagacaaccaagacacacgtaggtaccgaacaaatcacgtaacatgtagtcgattcaggactcagatttaatcttaattcacgggaattctcctaatttgttcaaaggtctatttctagaacaatcaaacctattcaaatattgatgaactaatctttcgtaattctaatcaaatttgaatgcattaaatatttgtgaaaattcagtttacacctaaaccgcacactgaaaccgaattctatttctagtcggttttacaatatgttaattatcagagtgatcaaaatcaaaacattctctgtcgatttggaattgattaacatgcaagcaaacagttgatcagactattcacaagataaatataaatctgacaatcaataaaataaaatcaactctaaaaaatcccaaacaaacatccaagttttctacatgaatttgttcggcccaatcacgccgtcttggttgaaaataaactactcaataattaaaaataataattcaaaaataaaaataaaaagaagaaaagaaagaagaaatcttctctcccaagccttgtagccgcctcctcttgcgttgtctgcgctctggagctttcgaaacccccaaaaatatgttatatcttctatatatatggtccggaacgcctaccagttaatttcctcccaaaataaggatttttcggaacacatatgacccccgaacacgcgcgcgcgcgcggcataggcctcgcacgcgcgcagcagttaaaaacagagatctgatcacgaaactcgcgcgcgcgcgagcttgattctcgcgcgcgcacaGTACAAGTTTTCTgcaccgagcgacgattttcaaaaattcatatctcaagatctagccgtcggattgagctgaaatttggacagcagcttcaaaacatcgtgAACTGTAATCGgaccggtggagatcggatttggagctttctataattaaatttgattttttgaacaaagctggtccgcaattcactcttcaacaatatattttcctacaaaattaaccgaaggagtgaaatacacacacatgcactaaaacacataaaaacacataaaaataatatgaatgcacacaaaatagacataaaaataacatgaaataatgcatacaaaatgcacttatcaacacccccatacttaaaccttgctcgccctcgagcaagacatgaaaaaacaaaatgcaaacaaaaacataagtaaggatgattcatgagagtgcacagcctccgagaagtttaatcacaaaacataaaacacagacatgctctcaacttttcataatacaccttcggttgaacgtgaacgtgtgtgtgtgtgaaatgtcattccagtttcatacaacttagaccgaattcgtctcaaatctgcttagcgacctatgacaaatcagtgcaagtttcactcttcaagtgcccattccttccaacgacctctagactaaacccacctcccttgagataatgaattacacacctccggattttgcacccggtattgcattagccccaataattaccctctgacttagctataactggctaggatacgaaaaatcattctatttttttttctaatcccctcgtctatagcccggatggagcatcaatcccattgaatccgcatacttagccttaaatttatttattattattattattttttttttaggattttaatcctttcaaggcccggatggaattgcatataaattttttttaggtgcgcccaagatcataagtgtaaactagagcctcatcaaaattcatagaacacaatcaagatccacaaaccatcTATTGCCGTGGAATGGTCAAACAgatagaaacttcatcaaatctttcgctacaattcactggtctaacattagtgcttaaaaatattcacggttcaacctacagtttctcatgtccagtcaagagcattcatttttcaaaaatccatttttttcaaataaacttcatcatcattggctatcatgactcatcctacccatgcaggacaacacaaacaacaacaaaaacacactatatgcaaacagacatgaaacgaactttatgcaacacaaacacaaaacataatgaaataaactagtctacccccccatacttatccaaagcattgccctcaatgcttcagacaatgaacagaattcaaaacgaacaaaaacacaatgaaaacagaaataacactcccctggttttcgtttcattctcttccttcttgtcGGCATCAGCTGGGATAGTAGCATCAGTCTAGATATATCGGCAGGcatgaccaactggcatgggaaagaaaacaaaatcaaataaaaacaaaatataaaaaaaaacaaaataaaaacaaaagaaaaaacactgggttgcctcccagtcagcgctaaaattatagtctatagcccgactatgcagaagccaccatcaaagagcggctgccgcccatagtaagaatcatatgattctacgtatgggttttgaatttcttcgccctcaagcttggcgtgatatttgcagtttaagcttgtcggtACAACAGTACTTGGCATTAAATTTTTCCTTTGGAAAGAGACTCTgattctaggctgaagctcaaagaggatgtaatactgtggaggtggcgtcaatggcaaaaaagtatcttctaacggtgtacataaaacgaccactgacgaggtaaaatctctctccttgtatagttcttcctcctccactatcatgtttggctcatcctcacaagaagattcctcaaaaatgatttcttcatgctctggctcagttacttcactcaattggcagatatccaaaattggttctctaataagcgcaatctgttcatccaaaagacttatgcggctttctaaaaattgatttgactctgtctgctgtcgcacaagattttccaactgagccacataatcttcggaaCGCCCCATGCAGTCTTCTTGATGATCCGGTggctggttcgcaaaatttttagagttgatatctgaaggatattggtgactccaaccctgcagtgaaggatcacaatgccaatggtagtcaaaatctgccatatcatttaacaagtgcatcgcactgtcttcatctcttctaaacaattgactgccagtggccaacactccataatccacccaacttcttgtaatctcctccaaaccaccataaaaaaattgagtgagggtgtagctcgaaaatttatggcatcgaaatctgttcgccaaatcattgaatctcccccaaacagcatagaatggctccaagtattgctggccaaatcttgtgaacacctgatgatgatccatatccaagtacctcacaagcaaaagaaaagaaaaaaaaatcaaaattaaaataaaataaaaaaaaacgaaaagatagaaaataaaaaaaaatgtctagcctcaagcaaataatctatcctaatatcaactaaacagtccccggcaacggcgccaaaaacttgaccggctaaatcggtgtgatataaatctactggcaagcgtaccaggtcaagtaatagtaaagtggacagagagtccaagtatcgatcccacagggactgttgtcaattctcaagatttaattattttacttaatctagacaaaataatagaaggattttgaattaaataaaataagaatataaaataaaaactgattaagaaataataataaaaataactgaagataaaaataattaaaacaaagacaaccaagacacacgtaggtaccgaacaaatcacgtaacatgtagtcgattcaggactcagatttaatcttaattcacgggaattctcctaatttgttcaaaggtctatttctagaacaatcaaacctattcaaatattgatgaactaatctttcgtaattctaatcaaatttgaatgcattaaatatttgtgaaaattcagtttaca
Proteins encoded:
- the LOC140878050 gene encoding uncharacterized protein; amino-acid sequence: MEGPKNSDSKKDAHAENSSMTCKKDALAQMPNYARFLKDLLKNKKKLNDITQFTMNEECSAVLQNKLPPKSHDPGSFSIPCHIGKFSIDNVLYDLGSSINLMTYSLATKLSMGAIEPTTISLKLADRSVKYPRGVVENVLVKVDKLIFPVDFVVLDMDEDYDVPMILGHSFLATSRALIDVEKGELV